The Deltaproteobacteria bacterium genome includes the window ACCCAAGAGAACGATCACTTTGTATTAGCTTTTTGATTTTTGAGCCCCTTTATACAAACGGGACCCGATCGTGGCCCGCAGGAGATGACCCGGTAATTCCATCTTTATCTGTTTTTCGGCGAATTTAACACAGTCGAGCAGTCGATCGAGATTAATATTGGTTTTTACCCCCATGGCCTCGAACATATAGACCAGCTCTTCCGTAGGCACATTCCAATAGCCGAGAGGAAGTTCTTTGGATTCATAAGGCGTTTTGCTCATGCCCCCCAGGGAGGCATCGAAAATGCGAATACCCGCCTCATAGGCGGCCAGGCAGTTGGCCAGCCCCATTCCCCTGGTGTTATGAAAATGGGCACCGAGCCGGATTTTCAAAGAAAGACCGGTGATGATGGCTATCAGTTCTTTCACATCCCTGGGCGTGGCCAATCCGGCATTATCCAACAGGATTATCTCATCTGTCCCCATATGAGACAACTTTAAGACCAGTTGCACCACATGGTCATAAGGGATCTTACCGATATAGGGACATCCGAAGGCCGTGGCAATGTAAATGCGAATGGTTTTTCCGCTCCCTTTGACGGCTTCAAAGAATGCCGGC containing:
- a CDS encoding hydroxymethylglutaryl-CoA lyase; this encodes MDDQITIVEVSPRDGLSPILGGKATRKKISFINQLAKTGLKKIECVAFVHPRIVPENADAEKVMEKIEKKPGVTYVGLIQTEVGCRRALATSIDEILIQLATSDTFLKSFSGRTLKEIINNTLPAFFEAVKGSGKTIRIYIATAFGCPYIGKIPYDHVVQLVLKLSHMGTDEIILLDNAGLATPRDVKELIAIITGLSLKIRLGAHFHNTRGMGLANCLAAYEAGIRIFDASLGGMSKTPYESKELPLGYWNVPTEELVYMFEAMGVKTNINLDRLLDCVKFAEKQIKMELPGHLLRATIGSRLYKGAQKSKS